The Peromyscus eremicus chromosome 8b, PerEre_H2_v1, whole genome shotgun sequence genome contains a region encoding:
- the LOC131918800 gene encoding amine sulfotransferase-like, whose product MDSASEYLFKFKGYNFEKCFVNIQHLETMEDFEIRDDDVFLVTYPKSGTIWTQQILSLIYFEGHRNRTENVQTVDRAPFFEYNIHNLDYVKMPSPRIFTSHLAYYLVPKGLKKKKAKILYIYRNPKDVLISFFHFSNWVVSLEATDTIEHYLEKFLDGKVVGSCWFDHIRGWYEHRHDFNIMFLSYEDMKKDLRKSVIKICSFLEKKLSEKDVDAVVRQATFQNMKSDPRANYDNIIKNEIGERNKGYFLRKGTIGDWKHHLTVQQNERFDMIFKRNMKNFPLKFVWDVNEE is encoded by the exons ATGGACAGTGCAAGTGAATACTTATTTAAATTTAAGGGATATAATTTTGAGAAATGTTTTGTGAACATTCAGCATTTAGAAACAATGGAAGATTTTGAAATTAGAGATGATGATGTCTTCCTAGTCACGTATCCAAAATCTG GTACCATCTGGACTCAGCAGATCCTCAGCTTGATTTATTTTGAGGGCCACCGAAACAGGACTGAAAACGTGCAAACAGTGGACAGAGCACCGTTCTTTGAGTACAATATTCACAATTTAGACTATGTCAAAATGCCGTCACCACGTATCTTCACTTCCCACCTTGCATATTACTTAGTACCAAAAGGTCTCAAGAAGAAAAAGGCTAAA ATTCTTTATATTTACAGAAATCCCAAAGATGTTTTGATCtcgttttttcatttttcaaactgGGTGGTTTCCTTAGAAGCTACAGACACCATAGAACATTATCTGGAAAAATTTCTAGATGGAAAAG TTGTAGGAAGCTGTTGGTTTGATCACATCCGGGGCTGGTATGAACACAGACATGACTTCAATATTATGTTCCTAAGCTATGAAGATATGAAGAAG GACCTCAGGAAGTCGGTGATTAAAATCTGCAGTTTTCTGGAGAAAAAACTGAGTGAAAAGGATGTAGATGCTGTTGTGAGACAAGCTACATTTCAGAACATGAAATCTGACCCACGAGCAAATTATGATAATATTATAAAAAACGAAATCGGGGAGAGAAACAAAGGCTATTTCTTGCGCAAAG GTACCATTGGAGACTGGAAACATCATTTAACCGTGCAGCAGAATGAAAGATTTGACATGATATTCAAGAGGAACATGAAAAATTTTCCCTTGAAGTTTGTCTGGGATGTAAATGAAGAATAG